The stretch of DNA ACAGCACCACGTCGAACCCGTCGTCGGGGAAGGGGAGGGCCTCGGCGTCCGCCTCCGTCCAGGTGAGGTCGACGTCCTGCTCGGCGGCGATCCGCCGGCCTGCGTCGAAGAGCTCCGGTGTCAGGTCGGACGCCGTGACGTCGGCGCCGGTGGCGGCGGCCGGGACGGCCGCGTTGCCGGAGCCCGCGGCGACGTCGAGCACGCGCTGCCCCGACCGGACGCCGGCCGCCTCCACCAGCACCGGTCCGAGCTGGGGGATGAGCTCGGCGGCGACGGCGGGGTAGTCGCCGGACGCCCACAGCGCGCGGTGCCGGGCCTTCAGCTCGCGGTCGGCGTTGGCCGTGGTGGTCATGTTGTCCTCGCAAAGTTCGGGATCAGGTGCCGCTGAGCTTGCGCGCCTGCGCATCGGCGCTCCTTCGAGGATCGTGAAATGCGCTGGTCAGGCGTGGTGGCTCAGGGCTTCGCGGGCGTACGCGACGACCGCTGAGCCGGCGAGCGACCTGCCGGCTGCCGATGCGGCGGCGTACCGCTCGTCGCCGAGGACGCGGGCGGGCCGGGCCGCGTCCAGCGGGGAGGGCCTGCCGGCGGCGCCGAGCGCGGCGTGCAGCGTGACGGCGGCCTCGGCGGCGTCGACCCGGGCCAGCAGGCGCACCACGTACCGCAGCGCGATCCACTGCTGGCTCCAGTCGCCGACCCGCTCCCAGTGGTCGAGGACGTCGAGGAACTCGCGGCAGGCACGCCGGGGATCGTCGTGCACGGCCCGCGTGGCTGCGCGCTCCATGAGCGCGATGCCGTGCCACCAGAAGTTGCGCACCGAGGCGGCGAGCTCGCCCGCCTCGTCGAACAGCGCGAGTGCCCGCTCCGGGTCGGACTTCTTGAGCACCAGGCCGAGCGCGTACCTGGCCATCGACTGCGCGGTCGGGTTGGCCGTCGGGTCGGCCACGCGCACGGCCTCCTCCGCGGCGGGCAGCCCCTGCTCCGGGTTGCGCAGCACGGCGTGGCACACCGCGACGTAGTAGAGGGTCCAGACGAGCCGGATCGGGTCGTCGTCGCGGCGCGCCCGCTCCACCTCCGCGCTGTAGTGGCGCAGGGCCGCGCCGGGGTCGTCCGCGTAGAGGGCCACGTCGGCGAGGACGTCGCCGGGGTAGGCCACCCGGCCGGTGCCGCGCCCGGGCACCCGTCCTCCCGCGAGCGCGGCGAGCGCCCGTGCGCGGGCGAAGTCCCCGCGGTTCCACGCCCCCCGCGCGGCCGCTCCCGCCGCGGCGGCGTACAGCGGGTGTCCCGGATCGGCCAGATCGAGGGTCCGCTCGGCCCAGGTCGCCGACTCGTAGCCCACTCGCAGGTGGGCGAGCTCGGGGAGCGATGTGACCAGCCGCATCGCGAGGTCGGCGTCCCGGTCGGCGACCGCGCGCTCGAACGCGGCGCGCAGGTTGTCGTAGTCGGGCAGCACCCGTTCCACCCAGATCCGCTCGTCGGGGCCCTGCACGGCCCGGGCACCCCGCTCGGCGAGCGCGGTGAAGTGCGCGGCATGCCGCCGGGCGAAGCGGTCGGCGAGGCCGGCCTCGTCGAGGCGGTCCCGCCCGTACGCCCGCAGCGTCTCCAGAACCAGGTAGCGCGACCGGCCGGCCCCGTGGCGGGCGATGACCATGGACTTGTCGACGAGCCCGATCAGCAGGTCGAGGGTGTCCTCCTCGGCGCTCCCCTGCTCGGCGCAGACGCCGTGGGCTGCGTCGAGGTCGAACCCGCCCGCGAACAGCGACAGCCGGGCGAACAGGGCCCGTTCCGGCTCGGAGAGCAGCCGGTAGGACCAGTCGATCGCGGCGACGAGGCTCTGGTGCCGGGGTGCGGCACCGCGGGTCGCGTGCACGAGCCGGGAGCTGTCCAGGCGCTGCGCGAGCTCCGTTGCCGACATCGCGCGGATCCGGGCGGCGGCCAGCTCGATGGCGAGGGGAAGCCCGTCGAGCCGACGGCAGATCTCGCCCACCGCCTCCGCGACGCCCGGATCGAGGCCGAACTCCGGTCGATGCGCCTTCGCGCGGTCGGCGAACAGCGCTGCCGCATCGGAGTCGGGCAGGGGATGCACCGGGACGACCCGCTCGCCCTCGACGCCCAGCGGTTCCCGGCTGGTCGCGAGCACCGCAACCGACGGGCAGTGCCGCACGATCCGGTCGACGACCCGGGCCGCTGCGTCCAGGACGTGCTCGCAGTTGTCCACCACGAGCAGGAGGTGGCGACCGGCGAGGTAGTCGGTGATCGTCTGCTCGATCCCGAGCCCCTGCTGTTGCTGCACCCCGAGCGCCGCGGCCAGGGCATGGCCCACGGCCGTGCCGTCGGACAGCGGGGCGAGCTCGCACAGCCACATCCCGTCGGCGAACCGCGCTCGACGCGCGACCTCGACGGCCAGCCTGGTCTTGCCGACCCCTCCGACGCCGCTCAGCGTGACCAGCGGGCCGTCACGCAGGGCCTCCTCGACCCGGCGGACGTCGTCGTCCCGGCCGACGAAGCGGGTCGGGCGCCGCTCGATGTTGCCGCGGGACGGGCGTGCGCGAGGAGCCACGGGTGGTGCGCCCGCATCGGCGTCGAGGATCTGCTGGTGCACCGCGCGCAAAGCGGGACCGGGTTCGCTGCCCAGGTCCTCGACGAGGCGGCGGCGGATCCGCTGGTAGGTGGCGAGCGCGTCGGACTGCCGACCGCTGCGGTACTGGGCGAGCATGAGCTGCCCGGCCAGGCGCTCGTCGAACGGGTGGGCTCCGGCCGCGGCGGTGAGCTCGGCGATGAGCTCCGCGTGCCGGCCGGCGCCGAGTGCCGCGTCGTTGCGGTCCAGCGTGGCGGCGAGCCGCTCGGCCTCCAGCGCGGTGCGCAGGTCGGCGAACCACGGAACGTCGAGCGTGGGGAAGGGGTCGCCCCGCCACAGGTCGAGGGCCCGCGCGTAGAGCGCCGCCGCCTCCGCCGGCTGCTCCGCCGCCCGGCCGCGGGAGACCAGGTGCCGGAACAGGTGCAGGTCGACCGTCAGCGGATCAACCGCGAGGAGGTAGCCGCCGGGGCCGCGGGTGATCCGCACGCCGTCGACGCCGGTGAGCACCCCGCGCAGCCGTGACACGTAGGCGGACAGGGCGTTGCGGGCCCGGTAGGGCGGGCGGTCCGCCCACACCCGGTCGATGAGCTGGTCGGCGGGGACGGGCCGGCCGACGTCGACCAGCAGCGCGGCGAGCACGGCGCGCTGCCGGGTGTGGCCGGTGTCGACCAGGCGGCCGTCGAAACCCACCTCGACGTCGCCGAGCAGCCGGAACTCCACCGTCATACGCGCGTCACCGCCCGGCCCAGTCTGCGCCGGCGCGACCCGCGGGAACAGGGCCGTCAGGCGGCAGGGCGCTCGTACTCGTCGAGTGCGGCTCGGCCGGCCGGGGTGACCCGGGGCGTCGTCCCGCCGGCCCGGACCAGCAGCCCGGCCGCGATGAGGACGTGCGCGCGGGTCTGGTCGCAGAACCACCGGCCGTCCACCCGCAGGTCCGGGACGCCCGTGGCGGTGATGTCGCAGCGACCGGCGGCCACCGCGCGCAGCAGCGCTCGGTCGCGTCCGGTCAGGTTCAAGATGGACATTGGCTCAACCCTCCGTACAGAAAGACGTCGCAGGCCGGGCGAGGTTCGCTCGCTGCCTCGAGAAATGTGACCCCGATCGCCCTTCACCGACTCACGCGCAGCTCAGCGCGCCGACGCCTCACAGAGCGGTGAGCGCGACGGCCACCACCAGCCCCGCCGCGACCGGCAGGACCAGACCGCGGCGCCGCCACGCGATCAGCGCGGCCACGACCGCGCCGAGCAGCACCGGCACCCGGGGCCCGAGGTCGGAGAAGGCCGAGCCGCCCGCGATGCCCGCTCCGACCATCGCGGCGATGGCCGCCGGTGCGGCGTGGTCGAGCAGCCGTCGCGCCGAGGCCGGGAGCCGCCCGGCGGGCAGCAGGGTGATCGGTGTGACCCGGAGGAGCCACGACACTGCGCCCGCCGCGACCAGGGTCGCGACGATCGTGACGGCGCTCATGACGGCGTCCGGTCGAGCAGGGCGCCCGCTGCGATCCCGGCGACGATCCCCGCGACCAGCCCGACACCGCCGGGCAGTGGCGCTGCCACGACGGCGACGACCAGCGCCGTGAACGCGATCAGGGCGGGGCGCACCGCGGCCAGCCGTGGCCCGAGCATGCCTGCCAACACCACGACGGCGGCGGCGTCCAACGGGGAACCGGCCGGGAGCAAGGGGCCGAGCACGCCGCCGATGCCCACCACGGCCACCCAGGTGGCCAGCAACAACCCGCCCCCGACGAGCCAGTACCGGCGGAAGCGCGCCGGGTCGCCGAGGTCGTCGCGGGCGAGGACCATGAGGTAGGTCTGGTCGATCAGCAGGGCGGGGCCGAACCAGCGGAACCAGCGCGGCTGGTCGCGGAACCGCGGCTCCAGCGCAGCGGAGTACAGCAGCAGGCGGGCGTTGATCAGTACCGCGGTGCCGAGCGCGGCGAGCACGCCTGCGCCTGCCGCGAACATCGTCAGTGGCGCGAAGTGCGCGGCCCCGGCGAACACGGTGGCTGCCGCAGCCATGTCGGCGAGGGGCGGAACCCCGAGCTGGGTGGCGGTCGCCCCAATGACGAGCCCGAACGGCGCGACGCTCAGCGCGACCGGAAGGGTGTCGCGCGCGGCGCGCAGGTCCCGGGCGGTGGCCGGTGGGTGGGTCATGTGAACACCGTGGGCAACGCCGCATCGGCGGGGCCGTCACGTTCGTGAAATCGCCTGCTCAGAGGCCTGGTGGAGCTGAGCGGCGCGCACCGCCGTCACGAGATCAACTCGAGCACCGCGGTCGTGGGCCGGACGTCGCCGAAGCTGCGGTAGACGGTCCGCAGCGTCGCGTTGCGGACCGAGTCCCGCACGTCCGCCGTGCCGTCGGCCACGAACACGACGCGGTAGCCGAGCGTGGCGGCGTCCCGCGCGGTCGACTCGCAGCAGACGCTCGTGACCGTGCCGGTGACCAGCACGGTGTCCACGTTCCGCGCTGCGAGCGCCGCGGGCAGCGTCGACCGGCCAGGGAAGAACGCGCTGGGCGCCGACTTCTCGGCCCACACGTCGTCGGCCCGCGCGTCCAGCTCCGGGAACAGCCGCTCGTGCGGCGAGCCCGTGCCGCCGGACGCGGCGAACATCGCGGCGACGGTGGGTCCGTAGAAGCCGGTCGCCCACTCCGAGGGTGGTCCGACCTCGGGCAGCACCCACGCGACGGTCCCGCCTGCCTCCCGCAGGCCGCAGGCGATGGCGTTGATGTTCGGCACGATCCCGCGGAAGTGGGGGCCCGCGTCGGCGAAGAACGGCACCATGTCCACCACGACGAGGGCCGTGCGCACCGGATCGAGCACCTCGTAGGCGAACCGCTGCCCCCGCCTGGACTCCTGCCGCGCGTACTCGCGCTCCTCGATGGACCAGCTCTGGGGCCGCGCCTCGGTCATGATCCGCAGTATCAGGCGTCCACCAGGTTGAAGACCGTGTGCGTCGGGGCGCCGCCGTACAGCAGGCCGATCACGACCGCGGCCATCGCCTCCAGGTGCCGGGCGCGGTGCAGCGGTCCGACGTCCAACGGTTCGCACCCGGTGTCGCGGACGAGGCCGGCCACGAGGTCCTTGCCCGCCGGATCGTCCCCGGCGAGCGGGACGACGAGCGGCCGGTCGTCGAAGACCGGGGGGTCCATCGCCCAGACGTCCGCGTGGCACTGGTTGAACGCCTTCACGACCCGGCTGCCGGGCGCGAGGCGGGCGACCTGCTCGGCCAGCGACACCTCGCCGGTGGTGAGCGTGAAGCTCATCGTCTCGACCGGGTTGTTGCAGTCGATCAGGGTGCGGCCGGCGAGCGTCCCGTCCGCGGCCCCTGCCGCCAGCAGCGCGGGGATCACGTCGGTCGGCCAGATAGCGAGCAGCGCGACCTCGCCGAACACCGCGGCCTCGCGCAGCGTCCCGCTCGGGACGTCGGGGCCGAGGCGGGCGGCGAGCACCTTGCCGCGTTCCGCGTCGCGCGCCCCGATCATGACCTCGTGCCCGGCGGCCACCCACCGCTGCGCCAGCACGGCCGCCATCCGGCCCGCCCCGATGATGCCGATCCTCATACCGACTCCTCCCGGCCCGGGCGGGCGCCCGGTGCCGGATCCGAGCGTGCTGGTCCGTGGGGTACCGCCGGGTGCCCTACGGCGCGCCGTCGCGAGCGGTGGCGACCTGCTCGGCGTGCTGCTCCGCCCACCGGGCGAGCACGGTCACGGGCTCGACGAGGCTCTCGCCCAGGCTGGTGAGGGCGTACTCGGCGCCCGGTGGGGCCGATCGGATCGCCCGGCGCCGCACGAGCCCGCTGCCCTCGAGGCGGCGCAGCGTCTGCGTGAGCACCTTCTTCGAGATGCCGCCGATGCGCTCCAGGAGCTCCGCGTGCCGCATCGGGCCCTCGCGCAGGGCGAACACGACGACGACCGACCAGGTGCCGGCGACCAGGTCGAGCGTGGTGCGCGCCGGGCAGTCCGCCAGGAACACGTCGGTCTCCACCCGGTCAGTCTCACAGGCGACGGGAGAAGGCGCGCGTGCCCGGCACCAGCATCGCCGCCGCCGGGGCGGCGAGGCACACCAGGGCGCAGGCGAGCAGGACCGGGCCGGCGCCGAACACCGTGATCGCGGGCGCGATGAGGGCGAGTCCGAGCGGGGCGAGGCCGTAGGAGAACAGGAAGTCGACGCTCGACACGCGGGCGAGCAGCCTCGGGTCGACCTCGCGCTGGGTCGCGGTGAACCACGGGACGTTGAACAGCTCGATCCCGATCCCGGTGACGACGTATGCGGCGACGAGCACCGCGGCCGGCACGGGGAGCAGGAGCGCGAGCGGGGCGAGCGCGTAGCACGCAAGACCGCCGAGGGCGACCCGGCCGGGCGCGGCGGGTCTCCAGCGCACGACGAGGAACGCGCCGGCCAGCGCGCCGAGGGCGTACCCGGTGGTGGCGGCCGCCAGTACGGCCTCGGTGCCGTAGCGGTCGCGGGCGATCAGGGGGAGCGCGACACCGGTGGCGGAGTAGCCGGTGGCGATCACCGCGGTGAGCGCGGCGAGGCCCGCGAGGAACCAGGGGTGGCGCCGGGCCTCGGCGAGGCCGTCGGCGAACTCGCGCAGGAACGGGCTCCGGGTGGGCGGTGCGGCGACGGCGCCCCTGGGTGGCAGCAGGGCCGCGACGAGCCAGAGCGCGCCGGTGCCCGCGACCAGCGTGTGGACGTCGACGGCGAGGGCCAGCAGCGCGGCGACCGACGGTGCGACGAGGACGCTGACCCGCACTGCGATCGTCATGGCGGCGTTGGCCTGCTGGCGCCGCTCGGGTGCGACGACCTCCGCGGTGAGCGCCTGGAACGCCGGCCTGCACGCCCCCTGCCCCGCCCCGACGACGGCCGCCGCGACCGCGAGCACGAGCGTGGACGTGCCGAGGCCGGCAGCGGCGACCGGGCTGGCGACGGCCGCGGCGGCCGCCGACCAGGCGACGACCGTGCGCCGCGGGTACCGGTCGGCCAGCACGCCAGCGGCCGGGACGGCGGCGAGGAACCCGGCGGTGCGGGCGGCGAGCGCGAGGCCGAGGCCGGTGGCGTCGAGCGAGCCGTCGAGGACGGCGAGCGCCAGCAGGAACGGCAGAGCCCACGTTGCGAGGCCGGAAGCGGTGATGCCGGTCCACAGCCGCAGGAACGCGGTATCGCGCACGAGCGGATTCTTGCATATAGATGGCAACAACAAGTTCAATGCACGAGCCGCCATGTGATCAGAACTACTGGAAGACGGTAATCATATTCATCTACCCTCCCTGCTCGTGCGCCGCATCCTGACCCTGCTCGTCTCCGCCCTGCTCGCGAGCGCCTGCGCCGGCGGAGACCGGGCCGCGGACGGCGGGCTCACGCTCGCCGTCGCCAAGATCAACGCCACCCTCGATCCCGCGGAGGCGCTGACCACGAGCTACCTGCGCGCGTACGGGGTGGGCGAGTCCCTCGCGAAGATCCGGGCCGACGGCACGGTGGCGCCCGAGCTGGCCGAGTCGATCGAGCAGACCGCCCCCGACACCTGGACCGTCGTGCTCCGCGAGGGCTCGCGGTTCCACAGCGGCGCGCCGGTGGACGCCGAGGCCGTGCGGACGTCGCTTGAGCGCTCCGCTGCCGAGAACGAGCTCGCGGGCGACCTCCTGGAGGGGTTGACGGTCTCCGTCGTCGACCTGCGCACCCTCACCGTCCGGAGCACCGGGCCTGCGCCGTTCCTGGACTACACGCTCTCCCACTACGAGCTGCAGATCCACAACGTCGCCGCCTACCGCGGGCTCACCGCCCCGGCGGGCCCGGCCGAGGCCGACCTCACCGGGCCGTTCCGCGTGACCGGCTTCGACGCCGAGCGCGAGGTGACGCTGCAGCGGAACCCGAACTGGTGGGGTCAGGCGCCCACGGTCGAGACGATCACGGTGCAGCAGGTGGCCGACCCGCAGGCGCGGGCGCAGATCGCGCTGGCCGGGCAGGCCGACATCGTCGACCTGCTGCCCAGCTCCGCGGTACCCGAGCTCAGGGAAGCGGACGGCCTGACCCTCGTCGGCGCGCCGGCTGCCAACACGGTCGCGGTGTACCTCAACCCCGCGTCGCCCGCGCTGGCCGACGAGCGGGTCCGCCGTGCGCTCGCGTGGGCCGTCGACCGCGAGGCGGTCGCGGAGATCGCGGGCGAGGGGCTCACCGAGCCGGCGCCGAGCTGGCTCGCGTCCAACCCCGCCTACCCCCAGGCCGACCAGCAGGGCTTCACGCGCTACGACCCCGACCTCGCAGGCCGGCTCCTCGACGAGGCCGGCTGGGTCCGCGGGCCGGACGGAAGGCGCGCGAAGGACGGCGTTCCGCTGGCGTTCCGGCTCCAGACCTGGGGGACCGAGGGCCCAACCGGTGAGGTGCTGCAGTCCCAGTGGGACGCGCTCGGGGCGGACGTGGACCTGTCCTACGTCGACAACGCGCTGGTGCAGCAGGCGCGCGAGCGCGGCGACTGGGACGCGCAGACCGCGGCGTTCACCACGCTCGGCAATGTGCCGAGCCTGTTCTCCGTGCAGCTCTCGCCCGGTGGGTCGGGCAACTACGGCCACTACGACCTGCCGCAGGTCGCCGAGCTGGTCCAGCGCGCGAACACGGCCGCTGACGACCAGGCGCGCACCGCAGCGGTGCTGGAGCTCAACGCGCTGCACGCCGAGGTCGTCCCGGCCGTCCCGGTGCACCCGCGCCCCCAGGCGACAGCGGTGGCGAGCCGGGTCGGCGGTTTCGCCGCGCACCCGCTGCAGTACGAGAACCTCGTGCAGCCCGGCCTCTCGCTCGGCGGGTGACGTGCGCGCTCTCCTCCGATCGCTCGCCGGCACCGCGGGCATGCTGCTCGTGGCCTCGGCGGTCGTGTTCGCGATGGTCCGCTCCGCTCCCGGCGACCCGGTGGACGTGCAGCTCGGCGAGTCGGGCGGGATCTCGCTGAGCCGGGAGGACGAGGACCGGATCCGGGCCGAGCGGCTCGTCGAGCTCGGCCTCGACCGGTCGCTGCCCGAGCAGTACGCGCTCTGGCTGGCGCGCATGGTCGGTGGCGACTGGGGCACCTCGTACCGCACGGGGCAGCCCGTGCTGGACGAGATGCTCGACCGGCTGCCCGCGAGCGTCGCGCTCGGCACGGCCGGGTTCGCCGTGGCCGTGGTGCTCGCCTGCGGCCTCGCCCTGCTGGCCGGCCGCCGACCGGACGGGCCGGTGGACCAGGTCGTGCGGCTGGCGACACTCGCCACGGTCGCGGTGCCGTCGTTCCTGCTCGGCACGCTCGCGCTGCAGGTCGCAACCGGCACCACCGGTTACCGGATCGCCGGACCGGCGAGCCTCGACCGGATCTGGCTGCCGGCGCTCGTCCTCGGCATCGCCGTGACCCCGACGATGTCGCGGGTGCTGCGGGCCTCGCTCGTGGCCGAGCGCGGCCGGCTCTACGCCGTCGCCGCGCTCGCCCGTGGCGCATCCCCTGGGCGCACCCTGCTGCGCCACGTCCTGCGGCCCGCGGTTGGTCCCGTGCTGATCCTGGGCGGGCTCGCCTTCGCCTCCCTGGTCACCGGCTCGATCATCACCGAGGCCGTGTTCACGTGGCCGGGTGTCGGCCTCTTCGCCGTGGACGCGATCGCGGC from Pseudonocardia cypriaca encodes:
- a CDS encoding BTAD domain-containing putative transcriptional regulator, with product MTVEFRLLGDVEVGFDGRLVDTGHTRQRAVLAALLVDVGRPVPADQLIDRVWADRPPYRARNALSAYVSRLRGVLTGVDGVRITRGPGGYLLAVDPLTVDLHLFRHLVSRGRAAEQPAEAAALYARALDLWRGDPFPTLDVPWFADLRTALEAERLAATLDRNDAALGAGRHAELIAELTAAAGAHPFDERLAGQLMLAQYRSGRQSDALATYQRIRRRLVEDLGSEPGPALRAVHQQILDADAGAPPVAPRARPSRGNIERRPTRFVGRDDDVRRVEEALRDGPLVTLSGVGGVGKTRLAVEVARRARFADGMWLCELAPLSDGTAVGHALAAALGVQQQQGLGIEQTITDYLAGRHLLLVVDNCEHVLDAAARVVDRIVRHCPSVAVLATSREPLGVEGERVVPVHPLPDSDAAALFADRAKAHRPEFGLDPGVAEAVGEICRRLDGLPLAIELAAARIRAMSATELAQRLDSSRLVHATRGAAPRHQSLVAAIDWSYRLLSEPERALFARLSLFAGGFDLDAAHGVCAEQGSAEEDTLDLLIGLVDKSMVIARHGAGRSRYLVLETLRAYGRDRLDEAGLADRFARRHAAHFTALAERGARAVQGPDERIWVERVLPDYDNLRAAFERAVADRDADLAMRLVTSLPELAHLRVGYESATWAERTLDLADPGHPLYAAAAGAAARGAWNRGDFARARALAALAGGRVPGRGTGRVAYPGDVLADVALYADDPGAALRHYSAEVERARRDDDPIRLVWTLYYVAVCHAVLRNPEQGLPAAEEAVRVADPTANPTAQSMARYALGLVLKKSDPERALALFDEAGELAASVRNFWWHGIALMERAATRAVHDDPRRACREFLDVLDHWERVGDWSQQWIALRYVVRLLARVDAAEAAVTLHAALGAAGRPSPLDAARPARVLGDERYAAASAAGRSLAGSAVVAYAREALSHHA
- a CDS encoding AzlD domain-containing protein, with protein sequence MSAVTIVATLVAAGAVSWLLRVTPITLLPAGRLPASARRLLDHAAPAAIAAMVGAGIAGGSAFSDLGPRVPVLLGAVVAALIAWRRRGLVLPVAAGLVVAVALTAL
- a CDS encoding AzlC family ABC transporter permease, producing MTHPPATARDLRAARDTLPVALSVAPFGLVIGATATQLGVPPLADMAAAATVFAGAAHFAPLTMFAAGAGVLAALGTAVLINARLLLYSAALEPRFRDQPRWFRWFGPALLIDQTYLMVLARDDLGDPARFRRYWLVGGGLLLATWVAVVGIGGVLGPLLPAGSPLDAAAVVVLAGMLGPRLAAVRPALIAFTALVVAVVAAPLPGGVGLVAGIVAGIAAGALLDRTPS
- a CDS encoding isochorismatase family cysteine hydrolase; this encodes MTEARPQSWSIEEREYARQESRRGQRFAYEVLDPVRTALVVVDMVPFFADAGPHFRGIVPNINAIACGLREAGGTVAWVLPEVGPPSEWATGFYGPTVAAMFAASGGTGSPHERLFPELDARADDVWAEKSAPSAFFPGRSTLPAALAARNVDTVLVTGTVTSVCCESTARDAATLGYRVVFVADGTADVRDSVRNATLRTVYRSFGDVRPTTAVLELIS
- a CDS encoding NADPH-dependent F420 reductase; the protein is MRIGIIGAGRMAAVLAQRWVAAGHEVMIGARDAERGKVLAARLGPDVPSGTLREAAVFGEVALLAIWPTDVIPALLAAGAADGTLAGRTLIDCNNPVETMSFTLTTGEVSLAEQVARLAPGSRVVKAFNQCHADVWAMDPPVFDDRPLVVPLAGDDPAGKDLVAGLVRDTGCEPLDVGPLHRARHLEAMAAVVIGLLYGGAPTHTVFNLVDA
- a CDS encoding winged helix-turn-helix transcriptional regulator; amino-acid sequence: METDVFLADCPARTTLDLVAGTWSVVVVFALREGPMRHAELLERIGGISKKVLTQTLRRLEGSGLVRRRAIRSAPPGAEYALTSLGESLVEPVTVLARWAEQHAEQVATARDGAP
- a CDS encoding MFS transporter; protein product: MAARALNLLLPSICKNPLVRDTAFLRLWTGITASGLATWALPFLLALAVLDGSLDATGLGLALAARTAGFLAAVPAAGVLADRYPRRTVVAWSAAAAAVASPVAAAGLGTSTLVLAVAAAVVGAGQGACRPAFQALTAEVVAPERRQQANAAMTIAVRVSVLVAPSVAALLALAVDVHTLVAGTGALWLVAALLPPRGAVAAPPTRSPFLREFADGLAEARRHPWFLAGLAALTAVIATGYSATGVALPLIARDRYGTEAVLAAATTGYALGALAGAFLVVRWRPAAPGRVALGGLACYALAPLALLLPVPAAVLVAAYVVTGIGIELFNVPWFTATQREVDPRLLARVSSVDFLFSYGLAPLGLALIAPAITVFGAGPVLLACALVCLAAPAAAMLVPGTRAFSRRL
- a CDS encoding ABC transporter substrate-binding protein — translated: MRRILTLLVSALLASACAGGDRAADGGLTLAVAKINATLDPAEALTTSYLRAYGVGESLAKIRADGTVAPELAESIEQTAPDTWTVVLREGSRFHSGAPVDAEAVRTSLERSAAENELAGDLLEGLTVSVVDLRTLTVRSTGPAPFLDYTLSHYELQIHNVAAYRGLTAPAGPAEADLTGPFRVTGFDAEREVTLQRNPNWWGQAPTVETITVQQVADPQARAQIALAGQADIVDLLPSSAVPELREADGLTLVGAPAANTVAVYLNPASPALADERVRRALAWAVDREAVAEIAGEGLTEPAPSWLASNPAYPQADQQGFTRYDPDLAGRLLDEAGWVRGPDGRRAKDGVPLAFRLQTWGTEGPTGEVLQSQWDALGADVDLSYVDNALVQQARERGDWDAQTAAFTTLGNVPSLFSVQLSPGGSGNYGHYDLPQVAELVQRANTAADDQARTAAVLELNALHAEVVPAVPVHPRPQATAVASRVGGFAAHPLQYENLVQPGLSLGG
- a CDS encoding ABC transporter permease, which encodes MRALLRSLAGTAGMLLVASAVVFAMVRSAPGDPVDVQLGESGGISLSREDEDRIRAERLVELGLDRSLPEQYALWLARMVGGDWGTSYRTGQPVLDEMLDRLPASVALGTAGFAVAVVLACGLALLAGRRPDGPVDQVVRLATLATVAVPSFLLGTLALQVATGTTGYRIAGPASLDRIWLPALVLGIAVTPTMSRVLRASLVAERGRLYAVAALARGASPGRTLLRHVLRPAVGPVLILGGLAFASLVTGSIITEAVFTWPGVGLFAVDAIAAQDYPVVQAYVVLATALVVLVNRGVDLAGRLVDPRQDARAEAVA